CAATTTTCTTTAAGCGTCTCGTATCCGTCAAGAACTTGCTGAAGAAGCGCGAAATATCCGATGAATATGTTTTTGAAGTCGGTTGCGTAAATACAATCTGAATTTATCAGTTTATGATTTAATAGGTCTATATTTCTGTACATGAAAGGTATGGCAGTGTTGAAAGCGAAATCGTTAGAAATTTTTTCTTCAAGCTTTATCTCCTCAAAACTAATGTAGTAGCTTACCAATTTATTTCTGAGATCGTAATTCCTTATTATATTGAGGTTACCGCTGTTGACTATTGAAACATAAGCGGACATCTTAGGAGTAAATTGATTGATTGTAGCTATGTCCTGAAACACTTCTATAGAATTTTCCGGAGTATGGGTGTTTTGTTTGATCGACTCTGTGAAGGCTTTTGCCCTTTTGTTTTTTTTTCTGTTTTGTTCGGTTAGTTGTTGGGCAATATCCAAATCGTGCTGTAGATCACGCATGAAGTCATCCAGATATTTTTTTTCTAACCTGATCATTTTGACTTTCTCCCAATAAGAATTAAGAATGAAAGTCACAGATACACCTGCTGTGACGATCGCCAGATCGATGATATATCCTGTATAAAATGATACCGGTTTTATCGTAACTATTTGAGCGTTTACAAAATTCAGAAAAAAAACTAATCCCATTATTATCCCTCCATATACACTACGGCGAACGCTTTAATATCATGCGATCTATCAAAGATTTAATATTAATGTCACAAAAAACGGAACGAGAGCTGTCAGCAAAAAACCGTTCAAGATGGAGATAAACGCGTATTCACTGCCTGAAAATTTCGTTATCACCGGTAGAGTAGTGTCCATAGATGTAGCCCCTCCTGAAGCTATGGGCGCGAGTTTTCCGAAAAACTTTATCAAGATGGGTGTAAAAAGAAGTGTTATTATTTCTCTTGTTAAATTTGAAATCAACGCGATTATTCCGAGAGTTTCTCCGCTAATTTTCGTTATAAAAACGCTGGATAGGCTGTAATACCCAAAACCCGCTCCAACTGCCAGGGATTCTTTGAAACTGACTCCCTGGATTAAGGGTGAAACAATCGCCACCCCTCCTAAAGTGCCTAATATTACAGAAATTGGAGCTGTAAATACCTTGAAATTCATCCGCTTGAGGGCTTTAAAAGTCTTTTTATCCGCACCTATATCTACCCCAACCAGGAAAATAAGACAATAAAGTGTGTATGTGCTGAAATCAAAGCCGGTCAATGTTTCCGGAAAGTAGTCAAAAAAGCCGACAAAAACACCCAATGAGAAAAATAGGATTATTACAATGGATTTAATCATTCGTTTTCACGGAAGAAAATTTTGAAAAAAATGTATGAAATCAAAACACTGCCGGAAATGCCGGCAAAAGAAAGTATGACCGCCTTCAAACCTAAGGAAAAAAATTTTTCAACAAGGGCTTTGTTCTGACTAACGGATATTCCCAGAAAAAAAAGGAGCGCGTAAACGGTGGCTTCAGACGCGTGATTTATTAATTTCATGGTTTTTTCTTTGTTTCTAAGAAGAAATCCAAAACCTATACCTGAAGTCAAGAGTATCAAAAATATCAGCAGTTTAACCTCCCCAGCGACGAATTTAGTATTTTAATAATCCGCTTTTGGATTTTTGGGTATATATCTTTATTTTCAAAATTCAACCTTGAATAAATTATGGTGAATTTTCGCCCACTCTATCCCGTTTGCCACCTCTTTTGGAAACGGAACTAGAAATTTGCCAGTGAGACTATTTTTTGATAGATAGTTTTCAAAACACATGATTATGTCTATGGGTTTCGCATTTGCACATTTTTCGTGAGTGTTGAAATTATTTTATCGCATGATTTTTTCAAGCTCTTCATGTGTTCTGGTTTCCCCCCAGTAGATTATTCCAAGGGATGTGTATTTACCTGATTAACATTCGATTTCTTCGTTGAGGAGTGAATAGAATTCACCAATCGATCTGAGGTTGTATGCCGCGACGAGTTCTTCTATTTTGAGATCCCTTGTAAAAATTGTTTGGCAAATTATAAAATAACTGAATAAAGAGGTCAAAATATTATAGCTTAATACATAAATTCACTTGTCAGAGGAAAAAATATAAAGTATAAAAGTATTTTTTATTTTCTGAAACTCTTCGAGCCGGTTAACCTAAAGATCTTTCCAAGGTTTCCGGCCGGCAGACGAAAGTCTCGAGGGCTTCTATGGAAACATTCAAGCCTCCCGTGTTTGGAAAGGAGAGGAAATGGAAAGCTTTTTTCTTAGAACACTTCAGGGGTCTGAAGTGCTATTTTCAGAGGCTTGATGTATCTGAAGGGTAAAAAGCCAAGCGCGATGTACCTTGTCTTTTCCCTTTTAGGGTTTATTCTGGTGCTTTTTATAGGTGTGCCGGTGTTGAAGGCTCTCTTCGGAACCCCAGTAGATTCTATGCGCAGCTCTCTTTCTGAAAAGTCTGTCTATTTCTCAATTCTGATGACCGTGTTTTCCGCAGCTTTTGCCTCCTTGATAGGAATTATATTCGGAGTTCCGCTGGCGTATATACTGGCCAGAAAAAATTTTTTTGGTAAAAGACTGGTAGAAAGCCTCATAGACATTCCGGTAGTCATACCTCATTCAGCCGCCGGAATCGCTCTTTTATTTGTGTTCGGAAGAAATTTTTTGACCGGTAAACTTTTCAACCTCATAGGCGTTTCATTTTACAACAGCATACCCGGAGTTATTATAGCTATGCTTTTTGTAAGCATACCATTTCTAGTGAATTCAGCCAGAGAGGGTTTTGAATCCGTCGACGAAAAGCTTGAAAAAGTGGCTAGGTCTCTCGGCGCTTCTCCATGGAGAACATTTTTAACGATTTCAATGCCGCTCGCATCCAGAAGCATTCTCGCGGGTTCTATTATGATGTGGGCGAGAGGAGCGAGTGAATTCGGGGCAGTACTCATCCTCGCGTACAACGTCAATTTTTTTGGGAACTATGTACGGGTCGCTCCTATACTCGTGGCAGAGAGGTTCAACTCATTTGGGCTCGAATACGCGAAACCGGTTACAGCTATTGTAATACTCATCTCCCTTGTAGTGTTTGTCGTCCTGAGAATGTTTACGGCTAAAGAGAAAAAGCATGATTAAAATAAAATCTCTTAAATTAAATTTAGGCTCTTTTTATCTCGAAAACATAGATCTTGAAATCCAAAGCGGAGAATACTTCATAATCTTGGGGC
This sequence is a window from candidate division WOR-3 bacterium. Protein-coding genes within it:
- a CDS encoding ABC transporter permease, whose protein sequence is MYLVFSLLGFILVLFIGVPVLKALFGTPVDSMRSSLSEKSVYFSILMTVFSAAFASLIGIIFGVPLAYILARKNFFGKRLVESLIDIPVVIPHSAAGIALLFVFGRNFLTGKLFNLIGVSFYNSIPGVIIAMLFVSIPFLVNSAREGFESVDEKLEKVARSLGASPWRTFLTISMPLASRSILAGSIMMWARGASEFGAVLILAYNVNFFGNYVRVAPILVAERFNSFGLEYAKPVTAIVILISLVVFVVLRMFTAKEKKHD
- a CDS encoding lysine exporter LysO family protein, producing the protein MIKSIVIILFFSLGVFVGFFDYFPETLTGFDFSTYTLYCLIFLVGVDIGADKKTFKALKRMNFKVFTAPISVILGTLGGVAIVSPLIQGVSFKESLAVGAGFGYYSLSSVFITKISGETLGIIALISNLTREIITLLFTPILIKFFGKLAPIASGGATSMDTTLPVITKFSGSEYAFISILNGFLLTALVPFFVTLILNL
- a CDS encoding LysO family transporter produces the protein MILLTSGIGFGFLLRNKEKTMKLINHASEATVYALLFFLGISVSQNKALVEKFFSLGLKAVILSFAGISGSVLISYIFFKIFFRENE